The genomic interval cattgatgatcactctcgttattgttatgtttatttgctaaaaaccaaggatgaagctttagataaatttatgatttttaaatctaaagctgagaatcaaaccgataaaactattaagaggttaaggtctgataggggtggagaatttacctcgaacctgtttcaaaaattttgtcaagatacaggtataatccatgaggtaactgctccatatagtcctcaatccaacggtatagcagaacgaaaaaatcgaacccttgaagatatgattaattccatgttaggtagttctgggttacccaactttatgtggggggaggctctatacactgcatgtcatgtgctaaatagagtaccaatgaagtcaagggataaaaccccatatgagctttggaaaggtcgaaagacaagtttgaaataccttaaaatgtgggggtgcctggcaaaggtactagtacctgaacacagaaggaaaaaacttggtccaaagactgtagatggtatcttcttgggttatgctcaaaatagtattgcatataggtacctgattattaaatcagaaattcctggaatagatgcaaatactattgtagaacttcgcgatgctacattttttgaggatatatttcctatgaagacgagaacacctcaatctagtattcctactagaaatgagccttcttctgtagaggtcccattatccgtagtgggtacaccttcctcaagtcactctagactagatgaatctagtgagtgtacagaaccgagaaggagcaagaggcaacgtgtgtctacggatttaggccaggactttatcacctataatatagaaggtgaccctgtgacatatagagatgctatggcttctcctgaagctaagcactagaaagaggccattaaaagtgaaatggactctattatctctaatgccacttgggagttggtagatttacctcctgggtgtaccactataggatgtaaatgggtgtttaagagaaaactaaaccctgatgagtcagtagataaattcaaagcccgcctagttgctaagagattcaaacaaaaagaagggattgactattttgatacttattctcctgttaccagaattactacaatccgagtgttaattgcattagcatccatatatcatcttgaggtccatcaaatggatgtcaaaacggcattcctaaatggagatctagaagaagagatatatatggatcagcctgagggatatgtagtctcaggaaatgagaataaagtctgtaggttagtcaaatctctttatggtttgaagcaagccccaaagcagtggtacgaaaaatttgatagagctatgctatcgtttggctttgaagtaaatgactctgataaatgtgtgtatgctaaaatgaaaggtgataattgtattatcctatgtttatatgtagatgatattctactatttggaactaatctttcaattattaatgagattaaggtcctcttaagtggtaagtttaatatgaagaatatggattgtgctgatatgattttagggctgaagttgactcgatcaactgatggaatagcaatttctcaatcactctatgttgagagagtattagagaaatatggctatagccaagttaaatctgttgtcacaccatatgacccttcaaaaactctccacaagaataatagtggtgtggcagtgtctcaattaagatactcacaaataataggtagtttaatttatttagctaattgttctagacctgatatttcttttgctatatcgaaattgagcaggtttaccagctgtccggacagaacgcattgggatgcattagatagagtactcagatatctgaaaggcactatatccttgggcttgtggtatgggagattccctgcagtcctggagggatatagtgatgccagttggatagctgacactgctgagtgtaaaggcgttactggttatgtctttacacttggaggcggtgcagttgcttggaggtctgttaaacagacgattataacccggtctacatctgaggcagaattgtgtgctttggataccacagtaactgaagctgattggcttaagggtcttctttctgaaattcccttgatgatgaagccaataccttctatttcagtacactgtgacaatcaaacaacaatagctcagattagaagctccaagtataaccagaaacagaagagacatgtacgaataagattaaagtctattcgtgagctagtgtctcttggagtggtgtcattggactttgtaagttcaaaagacaatattgctgactCACTCACTAAAgaacttgattctgagaaaatcaagagatccagtaagggaatgagactgaagcctgtcctggtttcatctatagcggcaacccaacctatctgattggagatcccaaaaagtaggttcaatgtggtacaaacaagctataagggtgaaacgtaagcatcaaattaattgagatataatctcatagtctcttccctggatagatgcttgactgctagtaaggatgagcttaagagctcttaatgagttcaaggtcttaatgacaggatgcttgcagtacatccttggagaactcacctatgtaagtgtaattgtgaggccgcagtgtggggggtctaggcaactctccttagcacttatgaaacaagattcggtggcatggccgtaatgcaccaacccagaaggattcaaccgtcgccagtgatgagttgttaccaattgatcttcacatataaaaggtttaagatcaagactctgttctcttcaaacctatgtgaataagattggtgtacttaggtgaaaattcaaaccggaaggtattttcactgaaagctcattgcaaccaagcctcagaacatatctttgtttttgactaaaaaaattgctttgaatttgtgggggattgttgagttttgttttaaattcaaagcaatttttgtagtgttttttagtcccacattgttaagtggagaagcttggaagggcttatatatgaagctcttccatccttgcttagcaataataagaagacctacacgcatgcgcgggccaagcccaaatcgagtggatttggggggttcgagctggAAATCCATAAAcgggcgtcacgtgcgcgattaacgcgcgcagggggggtgcaaatccccagcccgtgggccttgcgctcacgggcggtccggtctgtttttgctggtttggttcagtctgaaccaaaccagtttggtttctgGTTTGGTCTCGTTTCTGGTCCGCGTGAGGAAGTGAAGCAGCGCTCCGCGTCGATACAATGCATCCGCGCGCGCTCCGCGTCGTATGAGGATGCGATACAACTCATCTgcgcgtgagaagaggaagtgTGTCCCTTCCTCTGCACTATttcgaagtgtataaatacacttcctccgtTCCTTCTAAAAACACACCGAAGCAAAGCATTTCTTctgccttctgcttcttcttctctccccttgttccgagttctgaggcttggtttgcgatttgaggttgagtccgagtgcggtgctcgttttggagtgcacctacgagcgacgcgagcggttgtcggatcttgggaggattttgccggagagcctttgcaccgtgggcggcaatcaattctctaaagacagtcggcacgtccgacgcttcgaccggagatacacaatttcttaaccctttgctgttattaaagtttattgcatgctcgtcgtttattagtgtaattaaatattactgttttagcataattagttctattacagtTATTACAATGAGTGGAAGACACAATGGTGTATAAAAAAGATTACTTGAAATAAATCCTAGAACTTTTTACACACCATGTGATTATCATATTCTTAGTTGATATGGTGTAATGTTATCCTAAAGCCAAGTCCTTCTTTGGAGTGGTGCAATGCATCTACACATTATTTTCTTCCTCTATAAAGAGATGGAAATTTTTTAAAGGTAAGGTGTCTGATTTGACCATTAAACCATTATCACATATCCGTTGGGAAAGTTATGTTGAAAGTGTGAAAGTCATAAAAGAGCAAATTGTACATATAAGAGATGCTTTACTTGACTTGGCGGAAGTTGCTGAAGATTCTAAAATAAAGTGTGATGCTGAGACCTTAGTACTATATGATCTTAAGAGTTTTGAGTTTTTGCTTGGAATGATGATCTGGTATAACTTGTCACAAGCTATATTCAATCTAAAGATATGTATATTGATATTGTGATCAACCTTTTACAAGGACTTCATCAATTCCTTGATGAGTTTAGAGAAAAAGGATTTGGTATGTCCACAAATGAAGTTATACAAATGACAAGTGAAATGGAAATTGAACCTaaactttagaaaaaaaaaactcatcatTAGAAGAAAGAAATAATTTGATGAAAGTGACAATAATGACCTAATATAATTAGGTGAAAAAAAATTCggagttgaatattttctatttataattgatcaTCTTTTCTTCAAGCTCGGTTTGAACTATTTAAACAATATTAAGagattttatggtttttattgaATTTGGAGAAGTTAAAAAATGAGCCTTTAACTGACTTGATGAAGTCTTGTATGGAGTTTCAACAATTTTTGAATCACGATGGATGTTCAAACATTAATAGTGATAAGATGTGTTTAGAGTCGATGGTCGTGAGGTGAGATGTTATTtaacaaatgaaaaaaaaggTAATTGATATGCTACAATATCTAACAAAATTGAATGGTTTTTTCCCAACTACTTACATtatctataaaattttattaaccaTATCTATAAAATAATTGAAGAAGTTTCTCGAATTTGAAGttaatcaaaaattattttcaacaatGTTACAAGATAGACTAAATGATTAACAATGTTAtcaattgagaaaaaaaataatccgACAATTGGATTATTtatatttgataaatatttttactTCTAAAATAATCAGACTAGtgtgtttatataattattttaaatatttattatttatttatttatttatatatttaatgtatttattattttaaattaaatttacagTTATTTATCataataaaagattatttttttattattcactGTAGGCCCCGTTGATACGGTTCTGGTTACGTTACTAAAGATAagtgtaaaataataaaaataaaattataaaagtatttataaaaaaaagtaCGAGCGGCGAAttaaattttatgtcaatttGTTGGATGAAATCCAAATAAATTGACGTTTCATGTAATTTTACAATTTTCCTTTATATTTTGGCGGTGGTACTTTATGTAGAGTAGTTTTTATAAGGATTAGGAATTGAGGATAACAGATAAGAATCCAAGGCGAGGAGTTGGACCCCACGCCGCTCCCATCTTTCAAATTTCGAACCCTTTGACCTCGGACTTTTTCTTCGGGCCCGATGTCCACCAGCCAATCAGAGGCCGACTCGCCCCAAGTCAGGccttttcttgaatttttttcttCTGAAATAATCCTCAGGCTTTCGAAATCAGTAAACTAGTCCTCATTCTTTCAAATTTTTGTCTTTTAACAAAAAAGAATGAAGATGGTGCAAGTGAAATATCTgtcatttcattattatattttaggattttttttttccaaaattatagattaaattaaaacaaattaattTAGACGAATCTCTTACGTTGCCCACCCCAAGTGCGCACCGCTTGTGCGTGCCTGACTGCCGCTGCCTTCCTCAAAATTAATCATTgattattttcaattaatttatatttatttttaatttacagTTTGAAACGACATGACCAAATCAAAATTAGagtcatatttttttaattacctTGTTTCCATTTTTATTTGAACTTATCTTGCCGATGTGAGAGTTTTAccgagaaaaattaaaatttagggGGAAAATCAAAAAATTTCTTTCGTTTTGGTTTGACTCCTAACCACTTGTGCTGTCTGCCATATTTACCCTTACGAAAGTTTCAAATGACGTTTCTGTCCTCCCCAAAAGCGCCACGGTCCGGCGACCGCACCGAGGTGCGCTGGACCACTCCTCGCTTGTCATCTACGGAACGAATCCTCGTCCGCAAGCGCCAACTCACTTAGGGGCATTACCGTCAATTCACCCGGGTCACGTGGAATCCAAACTCGTCGCTGCGAAAGCgcgtgaaagaaaaataaaatacaataaattTCGAAAATCAAAATTTCCAACCCAAATTCCTATTCCACCCCTAGCGAGTTGAGTTAATTACCGGAGTCCAAAAGAGAGAGACCAACGTGGCAGACGATATGATAATACAAAAGCTGGCCTCgttccttttcatttttaattatttaCCACTTCTTCTCCAGCTTCAGTAATTACGACGCGTGAGGAAGGAGAGAATTGTAATTTCGAGTTAGGAATCTGCAGCGTGCAAATATGAAAAAGAGAAGGGGTTTTCTTCCTAAAAATACGTAAAATTTGGTTAAAcatgaaaataaaacaaattcaTTTCCCTGAGTGGGAAAAAGGCAATGCGTCGGTGTGTCACTCAAAAGATATGGACCATGGGGAGTGCATCGCACCGGATATGGTGTTGCACCTGATTTATCGTCACTCGAAATTTAGaaggtaaaaaataaaaattaaataataaaatagtaaatcTATTTAATCCTTCCTTTATTTTaccatatttttttagaaaatgagaaattgttTTTGAGAAATGGGGAGAAGGAACTAATTTAAAGGTGGGGAAAAAACAGAGGAAAGGGTGGAAGAATGAATGGGGTTCTTGGGGGGAAGAGACAGAGGATTTGTTAAGAAAGCCATTCAATGATCCGAAcgctcttctcctttttcttccccTTCTGCACCTGCCTCTCTCCTCTGCAACCCTTCTTCTACGCCTCCTCTGGTTCTCCCTTTTCGGTTCGAGCATCTTCCAATCTTGGTTGTGTTTTAGTGTTCTCAGGTACGCGGCTGGACGGGGTTTAGAATCGCACGTTTGGGTGGAAACTTTCTTCGTTTTCTCGGCTTATTCTGTGTTGCTTGCAGGTTGAGGAAGGAAACTCCATGGAAGCGCTGAAGGGGAGTTTGAGGCTGGAGAGTTCGCAGACAggacagcagcagcagcagcagcagttgTTGGCCGAGGAGACGAGTTGGGTTGTGGAAAGGTGGAACCTTTCCGGCGAGGGGTTCTCCGTTGACGATCTGCTGAACCTTGGTGAGTTCGCGGAGAACGAGGCGGAAGAGGCGGAGGTGGAGGAAGCAGGAAGGGAATTGAAAACCGAAGCTGAAACGATGGGGAGGGAAACGAAGAAATCTGGCTCGGATTCCTCGCCTTCTTCCTCGTCTTCTGGCCTCACCGTCGAGCTCCAGGCGCCGTTGCCGGCGCCGTCGCTTTCAGACATGTGTCTCCCTGTGAGTTACTTGTGGAGAAAAGAAGGCAAAGTTGCAATTTTTATGCTTGAACCAGTGGTTTTTGATGGATTTTGGGGTGTAATTTTGGTTTGTTTTCTGTGTTTAGGGTCGTGATGCTGTTGAAGAACTGGAATGGATGTCCATGATCATGGACGACTCCATCTCGGAGATTCCGCTGCCGAGCTCCGGCGTTCCACCGCTTTGTCTGCCTCAGGGAGACGTCCTGAAGGAGAACCGCCAAGCCGGCGCCTTTGTGTCGCAGCGGGAAAGCTTCCGTCCCTCTTTAGGACCCACCGTCTGTGCCTTCTCCACCGAGGCCATGGTTCCCGTGAAGGCCAAGCGGAGCAAT from Zingiber officinale cultivar Zhangliang chromosome 6B, Zo_v1.1, whole genome shotgun sequence carries:
- the LOC121992780 gene encoding GATA transcription factor 5-like, which codes for MEALKGSLRLESSQTGQQQQQQQLLAEETSWVVERWNLSGEGFSVDDLLNLGEFAENEAEEAEVEEAGRELKTEAETMGRETKKSGSDSSPSSSSSGLTVELQAPLPAPSLSDMCLPGRDAVEELEWMSMIMDDSISEIPLPSSGVPPLCLPQGDVLKENRQAGAFVSQRESFRPSLGPTVCAFSTEAMVPVKAKRSNRSRGVIAAWSMSGPLPFADSSSSASSCSSTSSSPPCLIYGPSAGATEESFLLYDHPLPPPSLPLPTKKHKPKKRGRKPKSLPSSSGPSGERRCSHCGVQKTPQWRAGPLGAKTLCNACGVRFKSGRLLPEYRPACSPTFVNQMHSNSHRKVLEMRRKKEAELLTVAAPPVASF